A single window of Methanoregula sp. DNA harbors:
- a CDS encoding aldolase: MAYTITLITLEEKEDLAARLLPKVRYEVKSEIYGCCIKLLSDNPEIRDTWQENFYSMSQNVRSHGRLFVLADPACPADTVYYDPYSKTAFLLNIHYYGWIKSLALACAGDILEDEHNIYSVHGACIDVGGCGLCIVGQSGAGKTTQTYGLLSDPRTRIVADDWFFSRVYGPDILAYGSEKNFYIRQDLATIWKDFDGLVKSEEYDAEGRAVADIRWVVGKGRLFPLTTVKTVVVLKRDPSDPEVLRSLDPGAGRELFAANSYFNPHLLVKNSRKTSIRDRFIADLLSRTKLWEVNTTGTPPGTQGWIRSLAGLPPAL, encoded by the coding sequence ATGGCCTATACCATCACCCTGATCACCCTGGAAGAAAAGGAGGACTTAGCGGCACGGCTCCTCCCGAAGGTCAGGTATGAGGTAAAATCCGAGATCTACGGGTGCTGCATCAAGCTCCTCTCCGATAACCCGGAGATCCGTGACACATGGCAGGAGAACTTCTACTCGATGTCGCAGAACGTCCGCTCCCATGGCCGGCTGTTTGTACTGGCGGATCCTGCCTGCCCTGCCGACACCGTGTATTATGACCCGTACTCGAAGACGGCGTTCCTCCTGAATATCCATTACTACGGCTGGATCAAATCCCTTGCACTCGCTTGTGCCGGCGATATCCTGGAGGACGAGCATAACATCTACTCGGTCCATGGCGCCTGTATCGATGTCGGGGGTTGCGGGCTCTGCATCGTGGGGCAGTCCGGGGCCGGCAAGACCACCCAGACCTACGGGCTCCTCTCCGACCCAAGGACCCGGATTGTTGCCGACGACTGGTTCTTCTCCCGGGTCTACGGGCCTGACATCCTTGCTTATGGCTCTGAGAAGAATTTTTACATCCGGCAGGACCTTGCCACCATCTGGAAGGACTTCGACGGGCTCGTCAAATCTGAAGAGTACGACGCCGAGGGCCGGGCTGTCGCGGATATCCGCTGGGTCGTGGGAAAAGGCAGGCTGTTCCCGCTTACTACAGTCAAGACCGTTGTTGTCCTGAAACGCGACCCGTCCGATCCGGAGGTGCTCCGATCCTTGGATCCGGGTGCCGGGCGGGAACTGTTTGCAGCAAACAGTTACTTCAACCCGCATCTCCTTGTCAAAAATTCCCGCAAGACCTCGATACGGGACCGGTTCATTGCCGACCTCCTGAGCCGGACAAAACTATGGGAGGTCAATACGACGGGGACACCGCCCGGGACGCAGGGATGGATACGGTCGCTCGCCGGCCTGCCTCCTGCACTGTGA